One region of Microtus ochrogaster isolate Prairie Vole_2 unplaced genomic scaffold, MicOch1.0 UNK115, whole genome shotgun sequence genomic DNA includes:
- the Ltbp4 gene encoding latent-transforming growth factor beta-binding protein 4 has translation MDLSGGAGLRRSGSTLKGLTLRPCGAETCPVKTLYSQTLKPEDQETLVPGRSAWKGGNRIKVRPRDSQSWTPVSPSTSALSWTRSLRRHRGAQPLSVAACLCCLGQTPRRNRCPRAFCRVRNCPRDRCTDLQGCLTPTPPVSSPSPVEKRQVSLNWQPLTLQEARALLRQRRPRGPWARALLKRRPPHRAPAGQARDLCPLICHNGGVCVKPDRCLCPPDFAGKFCQLHSSGARPPAPAMPGLTRSVYTMPLANHRDDEHGVASMVSVHVEHPQEASVVVHQVERVSGPWEEANPEALARAEAAARAEAAAPYTVLAQSAPREDGYSDASGFGYCFRELRGSECASPLPGLRTQEVCCRGEGLAWGVHDCQPCSEHLGNSNRVNGPNGPCPTGFERVNGSCVDVDECATGGRCQHGECANTRGGYTCVCPDGFLLDSSRGSCISQHVISEAKGPCYRVLHDGGCSLPILRNITKQICCCSRVGKAWGRGCQLCPPHGSEGFREICPAGPGYHYSASDLRYNTRPLSQDPPRVTFNQPRAPPATARPPIGFLPTRPRPELQPRPEPRPQPEPRPRPESRPQPERRPRPESRPQPELRPRPESRPQPESRPQPELRPRPEPRPQPESRPRPEFALPSTPPWTGPESPESGPSSSVCQRNPQVCGQGRCVPRPSGYTCACDPGFRLNPQGTRCIDVDECRRVPMPCAPGRCENTPGSFRCVCGTGFQASPRATECLDVDECQRVPPPCDRGRCENKPGSFLCVCPAGYQAAPHGASCQDVDECTQSPGLCGRGVCENLPGSFRCVCPAGFRGSTCEEDVDECAQHPPPCGPGRCDNTAGSFHCACPAGFRSRGPGAPCQDVDECARSPSPCAYGRCENTEGSFQCVCPTGFQANAAGSECEDVNECENHLACPGQECVNSPGSFQCRPCPVGYHLHRGRCTDVDECSSGTPCGLHGQCTNTEGSFHCSCAPGYRAPTGLPGPCADINECLEGDFCFPHGECLNTDGSFACTCAPGYRPGPRGASCLDVDECSEEDLCQSGICTNTDGSFECVCPPGHRAGPDLASCLDIDECRERGPALCGSQRCENSPGSYRCVRDCDPGYHPGPEGTCDDVDECQEYGSAICGAQRCENTPGSYRCTPACDPGYQPTPGGGCQDVDECRNRSFCGAHAVCQNLPGSFQCVCDQGYEGARDGRHCVDVNECETLQGVCGSALCENVEGSFLCVCPTSPEEFDPMTGRCVPPRTSAGTFPGSQPQAPASPNLIARPPPPPQPRRPSPPRQGPVSSGRRECYFDTAAPDACDNILARNVTWQECCCTVGEGWGSGCRIQQCPGTETAEYQSLCPHGRGYLVPSGDLSARRDVDECQLFQDQVCKSGVCVNTAPGYSCYCSNGFYYHAQRLECVDNDECADEEPACEGGRCVNTVGSYHCTCEPPLVLDGSRRRCVSNESQSLDDNLGVCWQEVGPDLVCSRPRLDRQATYTECCCLYGEAWGMDCALCPAQDSDDFEALCNVLRPPAYGPPRPGGFGLPYEYGPDIGPPYQSLPYGPDLYSPPVLPYDPYPPPPGPFARREAPYGSPPFDMPDFEDDGGPYGESEAPAPPSRGTGWTYRSRDTRGSFPEPEESSERGGYTGALAEPYEGLEAEECGILDGCAHGRCVRVPEGFTCDCFDGYRLDITRMSCVDINECDEAEATSPLCVNARCVNTDGSFRCVCRPGFAPTHQPHHCAPARPRA, from the exons ATGGACTTGTCTGGGGGGGCTGGGTTGCGACGTTCTGGCAGTACCCTGAAGGGGCTGACGCTGAGACCCTGTGGCGCCGAGACATGTCCAGTAAAGACCCTTTACTCTCAGACACTGAAGCCCGAGGACCAGGAGACGCTGGTCCCAGGACGTTCAGCCTGGAAAGGCGGGAACCGGATAAAAGTCAGGCCTCGGGATTCCCAATCCTGGACTCCGGTATCCCCTTCCACCTCAGCACTGAGCTGGACCCGCAGTCTAAGGAGACACCGCGGTGCACAGCCGctgag TGttgctgcctgtctctgctgcctagGCCAGACACCTAGAAGGAACCGCTGTCCCAGAG CTTTTTGCAGGGTCCGAAACTGCCCACGTGACAGGTGCACAGACCTCCAGGGGTGCCTGACCCCAACACCTCCAGTGTCCAGCCCCAGCCCGGTGGAGAAGAGACAGGTGTCCCTCAACTGGCAGCCACTGAC TTTGCAGGAGGCCCGAGCTCTGCTGAGGCAAAGGCGTCCCCGAGGGCCGTGGGCCCGGGCATTGCTGAAAAGGAGGCCCCCACATCGCGCCCCTGCCGGCCAGGCCCGGG ACCTGTGCCCCTTGATCTGTCACaacggtggtgtgtgtgtgaagcctGACCGCTGCCTCTGTCCCCCGGATTTCGCTGGCAAATTCTGCCAATTGCATTCCTCGGGGGCCCGGCCCCCGGCCCCAGCCATGCCGGGCCTTACCCGCTCCGTGTACACCATGCCACTAGCCAACCACCGTGATGATGAACATG GTGTGGCATCGATGGTGAGCGTGCACGTGGAGCACCCTCAGGAGGCTTCGGTAGTGGTGCACCAGGTGGAACGTGTGTCAGGCCCCTGGGAAGAGGCGAACCCTGAAGCCCTAGCCAGGGCTGAGGCGGCAGCACGGGCCGAGGCGGCAGCGCCCTACACAGTGCTGGCACAGAGCGCGCCGCGCGAGGATGGCTACTCAGACGCCTCCGGCTTCGGTTACTGTTTCAGGGAATTGCGCGGAAGCGAA TGTGCTTCGCCGCTGCCCGGGCTCCGGACTCAGGAAGTATGCTGCCGAGGGGAGGGCTTGGCCTGGGGTGTTCATGATTGTCAGCCGTGCTCGGAGCACCTGG GGAACTCCAACAGAGTGAATGGCCCAAATGGACCTTGTCCAACCGGCTTCGAGAGGGTTAACGGGTCCTGCGTAG ATGTGGACGAGTGCGCCACAGGTGGGCGTTGCCAACACGGGGAGTGTGCCAACACTCGTGGCgggtacacgtgtgtgtgtcccGACGGTTTCCTGCTGGACTCCTCCCGGGGCAGCTGCATCT cccAACACGTGATCTCTGAGGCAAAGGGGCCCTGCTACCGAGTGCTCCATGATGGCGGATGCTCGCTGCCCATTCTTCGAAACATCACCAAACAGATCTGCTGCTGTAGCCGTGTGGGCAAGGCTTGGGGCCGCGGCTGTCAGCTCTGCCCACCTCACGGTTCAG AGGGTTTTCGGGAGATTTGCCCAGCTGGCCCTGGTTACCACTATTCAGCCTCTGATCTCCGCTACAATACCAGACCCCTGAGCCAGGACCCACCTCGAGTGACCTTCAATCAACCACGCGCCCCACCAGCCACTGCTCGGCCACCCATAG GCTTTCTGCCCACTCGGCCTCGGCCTGAACTCCAGCCTCGGCCTGAACCTCGGCCACAGCCTGAACCCCGGCCCCGGCCTGAATCTCGGCCACAGCCTGAACGCCGGCCCCGGCCTGAATCTCGGCCACAGCCTGAACTCCGGCCTCGGCCTGAATCCCGGCCACAGCCTGAATCTCGGCCACAGCCTGAACTCCGGCCTCGGCCTGAACCCCGGCCACAGCCTGAATCTCGGCCACGTCCTGAATTTGCCCTGCCCAGCACCCCTCCTTGGACCGGTCCAGAGAGTCCTGAATCAG GTCCCTCCTCCAGCGTGTGCCAGCGCAATCCCCAGGTTTGTGGTCAGGGACGCTGCGTTCCCCGACCCAGTGGCTACACGTGTGCGTGCGACCCTGGTTTCCGACTCAACCCCCAAGGCACTCGCTGCATAG ACGTAGATGAATGTCGCCGCGTGCCTATGCCCTGTGCTCCTGGACGCTGCGAGAACACACCAGGCAGTTTTCGCTGCGTGTGTGGCACAGGCTTCCAAGCAAGCCCGCGGGCTACAGAGTGCCTAG ATGTGGACGAGTGCCAGCGCGTGCCGCCGCCGTGTGACCGCGGGCGCTGCGAGAACAAGCCAGGCAGTTTCCTATGTGTGTGTCCCGCTGGATACCAAGCAGCGCCACACGGAGCCAGCTGCCAGG ATGTGGACGAATGCACCCAGAGCCCAGGCCTCTGCGGCCGTGGAGTCTGCGAGAATCTGCCCGGCTCTTTCCGCTGTGTTTGCCCGGCTGGCTTCCGCGGCTCGACGTGTGAAGAAGATGTGGATGAGTGTGCCCAGCACCCTCCACCCTGTGGGCCAGGCCGCTGCGACAACACTGCAGGCTCATTCCACTGTGCCTGTCCAGCTGGCTTCCGCTCCCGAGGACCAGGGGCCCCCTGCCAAG ATGTGGATGAGTGTGCCCGGAGCCCCTCGCCCTGTGCCTATGGCCGCTGTGAGAACACAGAAGGGAGTTTCCAGTGTGTCTGCCCTACAGGCTTCCAAGCCAACGCTGCTGGCTCCGAGTGCGAGG ATGTGAATGAGTGTGAGAACCACCTGGCGTGTCCTGGGCAGGAGTGTGTGAACTCACCGGGCTCCTTCCAATGCCGGCCTTGCCCTGTTGGCTACCACCTGCACCGTGGCAGGTGCACTG ATGTGGATGAATGCAGTTCGGGCACCCCTTGTGGTCTCCACGGCCAGTGCACCAACACGGAAGGCTCTTTCCACTGTAGCTGCGCTCCAGGATACCGGGCGCCAACTGGTCTACCCGGGCCTTGTGCAG ACATAAATGAGTGTCTGGAAGGCGACTTCTGCTTCCCCCACGGAGAGTGCCTCAACACGGATGGCTCCTTTGCCTGTACTTGTGCCCCTGGCTACCGGCCTGGACCTCGTGGAGCTTCTTGTCTGG ACGTGGACGAGTGCAGCGAGGAGGATCTTTGCCAGAGCGGCATCTGCACCAACACTGACGGCTCCTTTGAGTGCGTCTGTCCTCCTGGGCACCGCGCTGGCCCAGATCTTGCCTCGTGCCTTG ACATTGACGAATGTCGTGAACGAGGACCTGCTCTGTGCGGGTCTCAGCGCTGTGAAAATTCCCCTGGCTCCTACCGCTGTGTGCGGGACTGCGATCCTGGTTATCACCCTGGCCCTGAGGGCACCTGTGATG ATGTGGACGAGTGCCAAGAATACGGCTCTGCGATTTGCGGAGCGCAGCGCTGTGAGAACACCCCTGGCTCCTACCGCTGCACGCCAGCCTGTGACCCTGGTTATCAGCCCACACCAGGGGGCGGATGCCAGG ACGTGGATGAGTGTCGGAACCGATCCTTTTGTGGTGCCCACGCCGTGTGCCAGAACCTGCCCGGTTCCTTCCAGTGCGTCTGTGACCAAGGCTACGAGGGGGCACGGGATGGACGTCACTGCGTGG ATGTGAACGAGTGTGAGACACTACAGGGTGTGTGTGGCTCCGCACTGTGTGAAAATGTCGAAGGCTCCTTCCTATGTGTTTGCCCCACAAGCCCTGAGGAGTTTGACCCCATGACTGGGCGCTGTGTTCCTCCACGGACTTCTGCTG GCACATTCCCAGGCTCACAGCCCCAAGCACCTGCCAGCCCCAATCTTATAGCGAGGCCTCCGCCCCCACCCCAACCTCGAAGACCCAGCCCTCCCAGGCAGGGACCTGTGAGCAGCGGGCGTCGTGAGTGCTACTTTGACACAGCGGCTCCAGATGCATGTGACAATATCTTGGCTCGAAATGTGACGTGGCAGGAGTGTTGCTGTACTGTGGGTGAAGGCTGGGGCAGTGGCTGCCGTATCCAACAGTGTCCAGGCACTGAGACAG CCGAGTACCAGTCATTGTGTCCTCATGGCCGGGGCTACCTGGTGCCCAGTGGAGACCTGAGCGCCCGGAGAG ATGTGGATGAATGCCAGCTCTTCCAGGACCAGGTGTGCAAGAGCGGAGTGTGTGTGAACACCGCCCCGGGCTACTCTTGCTATTGCAGCAACGGCTTCTACTATCACGCACAGCGGCTGGAGTGCGTTG ATAATGACGAATGTGCCGACGAGGAGCCCGCTTGTGAAGGTGGCCGTTGCGTCAACACGGTGGGCTCTTACCACTGCACCTGCGAGCCCCCACTGGTGCTGGACGGCTCCCGGCGCCGCTGCGTCTCCAACGAGAGCCAGAGCCTCG ATGACAATCTGGGAGTGTGCTGGCAGGAAGTGGGGCCTGATCTTGTTTGCAGTCGCCCGCGACTAGACCGTCAAGCCACCTACACAGAGTGCTGCTGTCTCTACGGAGAAGCCTGGGGCATGGACTGTGCTCTCTGTCCTGCCCAGGACTCAG ATGATTTCGAGGCCCTTTGCAATGTGCTGCGCCCCCCTGCATATGGCCCGCCGCGCCCAGGCGGCTTTGGACTCCCGTACGAATATGGCCCAGATATAGGCCCACCTTACCAGAGTCTCCCTTATGGTCCAGACCTGTATTCACCACCTGTGCTACCCTATGACCCCTACCCACCCCCTCCTGGACCCTTTGCTCGTCGGGAGGCCCCTTATGGCTCCCCACCCTTCGACATGCCAGACTTTGAGGATGACGGTGGTCCCTATGGTGAGTCGGAGGCTCCGGCCCCACCTAGCCGAGGCACTGGCTGGACATATAGATCCAGAGACACCCGTGGTTCCTTCCCAGAGCCTGAGGAGTCCTCTGAGCGTGGGGGCTATACAG GAGCCTTGGCTGAGCCCTATGAAGGCCTGGAGGCTGAGGAGTGCGGGATCCTGGACGGCTGCGCCCATGGCCGCTGTGTGCGCGTTCCCGAAGGCTTTACCTGCGACTGTTTCGATGGCTACCGCCTGGACATCACCCGCATGTCCTGTGTTG ACATCAACGAGTGTGACGAGGCTGAGGCAACCTCCCCACTCTGTGTCAATGCACGCTGCGTCAACACCGATGGCTCCTTCCGCTGTGTCTGCCGTCCAGGATTTGCACCCACACACCAGCCACATCACTGTGCGCCTGCGCGACCCCGAGCCTGA